Proteins co-encoded in one Kribbella qitaiheensis genomic window:
- a CDS encoding type IV pilus twitching motility protein PilT — protein sequence MNGLARGSRVDVLLEELWNAGGTDLLLTVGMPPQIRVHGELHPVINAAILSHDDTDELLAELFTPAQAEAWCNSFELDFSFSWRDNARIRGNAFSQRGDSTVALRMIPRNIPTMAELGLPSILGEFAKQHQGLILVTGPTGSGKSTTLAAVINQINTDRACHIITIEDPIEYVHEHKRSAVNQREVGSDTASFPDALRSALREDPDVLLVGEMRDLESIRFALTIAETGHLVFATLHTNDTAQSIARIIDVFPPEQQSQVRVQLAAALSGVVYQRLIPRTGGGLIAAYEVLVANSAIRNLIKEGKTHQLRNSVVTGQREGMLTLEQSLSVLVQAGTVSYDDAAARSLYPKDIETRPRLRAGVPA from the coding sequence ATGAACGGTCTTGCTCGCGGTAGCCGCGTCGACGTGCTGCTGGAGGAGCTTTGGAACGCAGGCGGCACCGACCTGCTGCTCACCGTGGGCATGCCGCCGCAAATCCGGGTCCACGGCGAACTGCACCCCGTCATCAACGCGGCGATTCTCAGCCACGACGACACCGACGAACTGCTCGCCGAGCTCTTCACGCCGGCCCAGGCAGAGGCCTGGTGCAACAGCTTCGAGCTCGACTTCTCCTTCTCCTGGCGCGACAACGCCCGGATCCGCGGTAACGCCTTCAGCCAGCGAGGCGACAGCACGGTCGCGCTCCGGATGATCCCGCGCAACATCCCAACCATGGCCGAGCTCGGCCTGCCGTCGATCCTCGGCGAGTTCGCCAAACAACATCAGGGCCTGATCCTGGTCACCGGCCCGACCGGATCCGGCAAGTCGACCACCCTCGCTGCCGTGATCAACCAGATCAACACCGACCGGGCCTGTCACATCATCACCATCGAGGACCCGATCGAGTACGTCCACGAGCACAAGCGCTCGGCCGTCAACCAACGTGAGGTCGGCAGCGACACCGCTTCCTTCCCCGACGCACTCCGCTCGGCCCTCCGCGAAGACCCCGACGTCCTGCTGGTCGGCGAGATGCGTGACCTCGAATCGATCCGGTTCGCGCTCACCATCGCCGAGACCGGCCACCTCGTCTTCGCCACCTTGCACACCAACGACACGGCCCAGTCGATCGCCCGCATCATCGATGTCTTCCCGCCGGAACAGCAGTCCCAGGTCCGGGTTCAGCTCGCCGCCGCGCTCAGCGGCGTCGTCTACCAACGGCTGATTCCACGGACCGGCGGCGGCCTGATCGCAGCGTACGAGGTACTGGTCGCCAACTCTGCGATCCGGAACCTGATCAAGGAAGGCAAGACGCACCAGTTGCGCAACTCGGTCGTCACCGGACAACGCGAAGGCATGCTCACGCTCGAGCAGTCCCTGTCCGTGCTCGTCCAGGCCGGGACGGTCTCGTACGACGACGCGGCCGCGCGCAGCCTCTACCCCAAGGACATCGAGACGCGGCCCCGGCTGCGGGCAGGAGTGCCGGCATGA
- a CDS encoding type IV pilus modification PilV family protein, producing MPARHRVADERGETLVEVLLAVAIMGIAAVALMAGLTTSVLMSDIHRKQATAGTAVRDYAEALQNYVADGHYIDSCASPAPYALSSFTNPGGFQHSVVPGSMRYWDGSAWKPTCTTDKGLQKLTIRANSDDGRASEQLVVVLRKPCRLGDDLCG from the coding sequence ATGCCCGCCCGCCACCGGGTCGCCGACGAGCGAGGGGAGACCCTGGTCGAGGTCCTGCTCGCCGTCGCGATCATGGGCATCGCCGCGGTGGCCCTGATGGCCGGCCTCACCACGAGCGTCCTGATGTCCGACATCCATCGCAAACAGGCCACCGCCGGTACCGCGGTCCGCGACTACGCCGAGGCCCTGCAGAACTACGTTGCCGACGGCCACTATATCGACAGCTGCGCCTCGCCGGCGCCGTACGCGCTCAGCTCTTTCACGAACCCAGGGGGCTTTCAGCACTCGGTCGTCCCCGGATCGATGCGGTACTGGGACGGTAGTGCCTGGAAGCCGACCTGTACGACGGACAAGGGTCTGCAGAAGCTGACGATCCGGGCCAACAGCGACGACGGCCGGGCGAGCGAGCAGCTGGTCGTAGTACTGCGTAAGCCTTGCAGGCTGGGGGATGACCTATGCGGGTAA
- a CDS encoding prepilin peptidase, producing the protein MWFAAIGIALALIDLELRKLPNAIVLPSYPVIAVLLIGAAAWQHDWWPLARAGLGAAALFGLFLLLVLIAPAGMGWGDVKLAGLLGGVLAYLSWSALLIGGFSAFVLGAVVGVAAIAVGRAGRKTALPFGPFMITGALLAIFFADPLADLWRRLMG; encoded by the coding sequence ATGTGGTTCGCGGCGATCGGGATCGCCTTGGCGTTGATCGACCTGGAGCTGCGCAAGTTGCCGAACGCGATCGTGCTGCCGTCGTACCCGGTGATCGCGGTACTGCTGATTGGCGCTGCCGCCTGGCAACACGATTGGTGGCCGCTGGCGAGGGCCGGTTTGGGCGCAGCGGCATTGTTCGGGCTCTTCCTGCTGCTGGTGCTGATCGCCCCGGCAGGAATGGGCTGGGGCGATGTCAAACTGGCCGGCCTACTGGGCGGCGTACTGGCCTATCTGTCCTGGTCTGCCTTGCTGATAGGCGGATTCAGCGCCTTCGTCCTCGGCGCTGTCGTCGGAGTAGCCGCGATTGCCGTCGGCCGCGCCGGCCGCAAGACCGCGCTGCCTTTCGGCCCCTTCATGATTACCGGCGCACTCCTGGCAATCTTCTTCGCCGACCCGCTGGCCGACCTCTGGCGCCGACTGATGGGCTGA
- a CDS encoding type II secretion system protein yields MLQQLRSARKNESGFTLIELLIVIVILGVLSGIVVFAVQGINDRGNAAACKTDKSSVITAVEAYYAKTGSYPADYAALTTAPNQFLRAAPTATMANGGYVITLGASDGTVTASGACT; encoded by the coding sequence ATGCTTCAGCAACTACGTTCGGCACGCAAGAACGAATCCGGCTTCACCCTGATCGAACTCCTGATCGTCATCGTCATCCTCGGTGTCCTCTCCGGCATCGTCGTCTTCGCCGTCCAGGGCATCAACGACCGCGGAAACGCAGCGGCGTGCAAGACGGACAAGTCGTCCGTCATCACCGCGGTTGAGGCCTACTACGCCAAAACGGGCAGCTACCCGGCCGACTACGCCGCGCTGACGACCGCGCCGAACCAGTTCCTCCGCGCAGCGCCGACAGCGACCATGGCCAACGGCGGCTACGTGATCACCCTTGGGGCCAGCGACGGCACTGTCACCGCCTCCGGCGCCTGCACCTGA
- a CDS encoding type II secretion system F family protein: MTRFAYVAVAPDGQRAKGITKADSREEAELALYERELRDIRVTEKPGVLQLEITARRVKREEVMHLSRQLGAFIKAGLPLIDAVHSLGQEADNNSVRRMMAEVEEGLRGGEKLSDCFDRHPKIFPEFYRGILRSAELSGQLDSVLSQLAKYLERDLEARRKVKQAMIYPTIVALMSLVTVVVLAAFVLPRFKEFFASLHAELPLPTRMLLAVTDFLTAWWWAVGLGVAIVALVFFAVTRTQGGRYARDKVFLALPVVGGTIRFALVERFCRILSSMVGAGVQLPEALRVATGSLPNLVFRRALGGAGEALLEGEGLARPLAATGLFPTTAAQMMRVGEDTGTLDTQLEVTAEYYEGELDYKLKKLIGLFEPAVIIAMGVVVGFVAVALVSAMYGIFRQVQG; encoded by the coding sequence ATGACCAGATTTGCCTATGTCGCCGTCGCGCCCGACGGTCAGCGTGCCAAAGGGATCACCAAGGCGGACAGCCGCGAGGAGGCCGAGCTGGCTCTGTACGAGCGGGAGCTCCGCGACATCCGCGTGACGGAGAAGCCTGGTGTGCTCCAGTTGGAGATCACCGCGCGCCGGGTCAAGCGCGAGGAGGTCATGCACCTGTCCCGCCAGCTCGGTGCGTTCATCAAGGCGGGCCTGCCGCTGATCGACGCCGTGCACAGCCTCGGCCAGGAGGCCGACAACAACTCCGTGCGCCGGATGATGGCCGAGGTCGAAGAGGGTCTCCGGGGCGGCGAGAAGCTGTCGGACTGCTTCGACCGGCATCCCAAGATCTTCCCCGAGTTCTACCGGGGGATCCTCCGATCGGCCGAACTCAGCGGTCAGCTCGACTCGGTGCTGTCTCAGCTGGCGAAGTACCTCGAGCGTGATCTGGAGGCCCGGCGCAAGGTCAAGCAGGCAATGATCTACCCGACCATCGTCGCGCTCATGTCGCTCGTCACCGTCGTCGTGCTGGCCGCGTTCGTGTTACCGCGGTTCAAGGAGTTCTTCGCGAGCCTGCACGCCGAGCTGCCGCTGCCTACCAGGATGCTGCTCGCCGTCACCGACTTCCTCACCGCCTGGTGGTGGGCCGTCGGCCTCGGGGTAGCGATCGTGGCACTGGTCTTCTTCGCTGTCACGAGGACCCAAGGCGGCCGCTACGCCCGGGACAAGGTGTTTCTGGCGTTGCCCGTCGTCGGTGGCACCATCCGGTTCGCTCTGGTCGAACGGTTCTGCCGGATCCTCTCGTCGATGGTCGGCGCCGGTGTCCAGCTTCCTGAGGCTCTGCGGGTGGCAACCGGTTCATTGCCGAACCTCGTCTTCCGGCGCGCTCTCGGCGGAGCCGGCGAGGCGCTGCTCGAGGGTGAAGGATTGGCGCGCCCGCTCGCGGCTACTGGCCTGTTCCCGACCACTGCGGCGCAGATGATGCGCGTCGGCGAGGACACCGGAACGCTCGACACCCAACTCGAGGTCACCGCGGAGTACTACGAGGGCGAGCTGGACTACAAGCTGAAGAAACTGATCGGCCTGTTCGAGCCGGCCGTCATCATCGCGATGGGCGTCGTCGTCGGCTTCGTCGCCGTCGCGCTGGTGTCCGCGATGTACGGCATCTTCCGTCAGGTCCAGGGCTGA
- a CDS encoding AAA family ATPase — MANGQLITVFAAKGGCGKTTLATNLATVLHDRGAHRVCLFDLDLEFGDAAGVLGLRSERSMMDALSYDAAGDPSYADLTPAGALKLMTPYRPGLDCLLAPTRPGEAALIPVSLVSRLLEVLPLLYDFVVVDTPSRFSTQVLAALDAADHHVLVTTPDRPALKNLRATIDVLDLLQYDRTARSIVVNRSDAAADLPDSVLDELVRSPIAGHLPSWNGVPASINRGEPLVAADRDHPVSLAIRQLAAALLPTDGRCSRDPPPG, encoded by the coding sequence ATGGCGAACGGGCAGCTCATCACGGTCTTCGCGGCCAAGGGCGGTTGCGGCAAGACCACGCTGGCGACGAACCTCGCCACCGTCCTGCACGACCGCGGTGCGCACCGGGTCTGCCTGTTCGACCTCGACCTGGAGTTCGGCGACGCCGCCGGCGTACTCGGTCTGCGGTCCGAGCGCAGCATGATGGACGCGCTCTCGTACGACGCGGCCGGCGACCCCTCGTACGCCGACCTCACGCCGGCCGGCGCCCTCAAGTTGATGACGCCGTACCGGCCCGGACTCGACTGCTTGCTCGCTCCGACACGGCCGGGTGAAGCCGCCCTGATCCCGGTCTCACTGGTCAGCCGGCTGCTCGAAGTTCTTCCGCTGCTCTACGACTTCGTCGTGGTGGACACGCCGAGCCGGTTCAGCACCCAGGTGCTCGCGGCCCTCGACGCCGCGGACCACCACGTACTGGTGACGACACCGGACCGCCCTGCCTTGAAGAATCTCCGGGCCACCATCGACGTGCTCGACCTGCTGCAGTACGACCGGACCGCGCGATCGATCGTGGTCAACCGGTCGGACGCCGCCGCGGATCTGCCGGACAGCGTGCTGGACGAGCTGGTCAGGAGCCCGATCGCCGGCCACCTGCCCAGCTGGAACGGCGTACCGGCCTCGATCAACCGGGGCGAACCACTCGTGGCGGCCGACCGTGACCACCCGGTCAGCCTCGCCATCCGCCAACTCGCCGCCGCACTCCTCCCCACCGACGGGAGGTGTAGCCGCGACCCGCCTCCCGGCTAG
- a CDS encoding helix-turn-helix domain-containing protein, whose protein sequence is MIAQMEDLRQLLEASKKREAELSALVDVARELASTRDPGRVLDTIVHRARTLIGTDVAYLTLYDATQGDTYMRATDGSVSAAFQQLRLSLGAGLGGLVAETHKPYWTEDYPGDRRFRHTSPIDNAVGEEGLVAICGTPLIVDGAFVGVLFASNRTRRPFSREEVSLLGSLAALAAVTIVQVRAAAETAAALEQLSAAHAGTEHAAAAHDRFAEIVLSGGDVDAIAAALADLLGVWVVLVGAAGNELAGAGERPGARNLPIRYGAGGVRWGDSPASGRLTPVGDCWVVAATAKGERLGALVIGGVNDLSGADRRIVERAAVVTALVLLFRRQAAEQSRRAQADILADALSGTADPRALADRLRLLDPDRRAAGPLTVAVCRGDHNAVLRLSAPLEDKLVLGGPYGGDLVLLFASPTTAKELSDLARRTNLTIAVTGPATWGPALVEAHQQGTRLVTTMLRLGRSGESAAPDDLGVAGLVGAAQVDIEAHVHHLLGAVLAYDEQRGTDLIGTMQAYFAAGQSPTRAAVELHIHPNTVQQRLDRITALVGDGWQQPARALDVQVALRLLQAIRG, encoded by the coding sequence ATGATCGCGCAGATGGAGGACCTGCGGCAGTTGCTGGAGGCGAGCAAGAAGCGCGAGGCCGAGTTGTCGGCGCTCGTCGACGTCGCCCGCGAACTCGCCTCCACCCGCGATCCGGGCCGGGTCCTCGACACGATCGTGCACCGCGCCCGCACCCTGATCGGCACCGACGTGGCGTACCTGACCCTGTATGACGCGACGCAAGGCGACACCTACATGCGGGCCACCGACGGATCCGTGTCGGCCGCGTTCCAGCAGTTGCGGCTGTCGCTCGGGGCCGGACTCGGTGGCCTGGTCGCCGAAACGCACAAGCCGTACTGGACCGAGGACTACCCGGGCGACCGGCGGTTCCGGCACACCTCCCCGATCGACAACGCGGTCGGGGAGGAGGGCCTGGTCGCGATCTGCGGTACGCCGCTCATCGTCGACGGGGCCTTCGTCGGTGTCCTCTTCGCCTCCAACCGCACCCGCCGCCCGTTCAGCCGCGAGGAGGTGTCGCTGCTCGGATCATTGGCGGCGCTGGCAGCGGTGACGATCGTGCAGGTCCGCGCCGCGGCCGAAACCGCGGCGGCACTGGAACAGTTGTCCGCCGCTCACGCCGGGACCGAGCACGCCGCCGCGGCCCATGACAGGTTCGCCGAGATCGTCCTGTCCGGCGGCGACGTAGACGCGATCGCCGCCGCGCTGGCCGACCTGCTCGGCGTCTGGGTCGTCCTGGTCGGTGCTGCCGGCAACGAACTCGCCGGAGCCGGCGAGCGCCCCGGTGCTCGCAACCTCCCGATCCGATACGGCGCCGGCGGTGTGCGGTGGGGAGATTCGCCTGCTTCCGGCCGCCTGACGCCGGTCGGGGACTGCTGGGTGGTCGCCGCGACGGCCAAGGGTGAGCGTCTTGGTGCGCTGGTGATCGGTGGCGTGAACGACCTGTCCGGAGCCGACCGGCGCATCGTGGAACGTGCAGCGGTAGTCACTGCGCTCGTGCTCCTCTTCCGTCGTCAGGCCGCCGAACAGTCTCGCCGGGCGCAGGCCGACATCCTCGCCGACGCCCTGAGCGGCACGGCCGACCCCCGAGCCCTCGCTGATCGCCTACGCCTGCTTGACCCAGACCGACGTGCCGCCGGTCCGCTGACAGTCGCGGTCTGCCGAGGCGACCACAACGCAGTTCTGCGACTGTCAGCTCCGCTGGAGGACAAGCTGGTGCTCGGAGGCCCGTACGGCGGCGACCTCGTCCTCCTGTTCGCAAGCCCCACCACTGCCAAGGAGCTGTCGGACCTAGCGCGGCGCACCAACCTCACCATCGCTGTGACCGGACCAGCCACCTGGGGACCGGCCCTGGTCGAGGCACACCAACAGGGGACCAGGTTGGTCACCACGATGCTCCGCTTAGGTCGATCGGGAGAGTCAGCCGCACCTGACGACCTAGGCGTCGCCGGCCTCGTCGGTGCCGCGCAGGTCGACATCGAAGCCCACGTGCACCACCTGCTGGGCGCAGTACTCGCCTACGACGAGCAGCGAGGCACAGACCTGATCGGCACCATGCAGGCCTACTTCGCCGCAGGTCAGAGCCCAACCAGGGCCGCCGTTGAGCTCCACATTCACCCCAACACCGTCCAGCAACGCCTCGACCGAATCACCGCTCTCGTAGGCGATGGCTGGCAGCAGCCGGCACGCGCGCTCGATGTGCAGGTCGCGCTCCGCCTGCTCCAAGCGATCAGGGGATGA
- a CDS encoding GspE/PulE family protein, protein MRHRKREEIVAAANVTARPEVRPAATAEDLQIERNRARQIAERHGLTQVDLRTVSPDPAAVELIDEQTARALTAVPLTADEHEVVIAVADPEVETELRAVLDRRLVLRIAAPTDILSAIGNSFRALSGIDSRLKMFEARDVIRKDSNRVDVAAANDEAPVVQVVQLIITQALRDRASDVHIEPHDDRVRIRFRVDGALHDQLELPGSIGPAVVSRIKILADLNIVERRRPQDGQISMDVEGREVDIRVSTTAVVGGEKVVMRLLDKSRPLFKLEQLGMPPEMATRYSSLLRSPYGMVICAGPTGSGKTTTLYGSLGEINTPERNIMTIEDPVEYTFSSINQIQINESAGITFAGGLRSILRQDPDVILVGEVRDVETARIAVQSALTGHFVLSSLHATDAATALHRLLDMGIENFLIASSVSAVVSQRLVRRICDNCRETYRPPAEEVAFLATFGGEIPVGGLVRGAGCNFCSHTGFLERTGVYELMPVSDGIRELIVERASHDEIRKVARYEGMRTLQEEAVRLVGAGVTTVAEVLRSIYVVGS, encoded by the coding sequence ATGAGGCACCGCAAACGCGAAGAGATCGTGGCCGCCGCCAATGTGACCGCGCGGCCCGAGGTGCGTCCGGCGGCGACCGCCGAAGACCTGCAGATCGAGCGCAACCGAGCCAGGCAGATCGCCGAACGGCACGGACTCACGCAGGTCGATCTCCGCACGGTCAGCCCCGATCCGGCGGCGGTGGAGCTGATCGACGAGCAGACCGCCCGTGCACTCACCGCAGTACCGCTGACCGCCGACGAGCACGAGGTCGTCATCGCGGTTGCCGATCCTGAGGTGGAGACCGAGCTGCGAGCAGTGCTCGACCGCAGGCTCGTACTACGGATCGCCGCGCCGACCGACATCCTCAGTGCCATCGGCAACAGTTTCCGGGCCCTGAGCGGGATCGACTCGCGGCTCAAGATGTTCGAGGCCCGCGACGTGATCCGCAAGGACTCCAACCGGGTCGACGTGGCGGCCGCGAACGACGAGGCCCCGGTCGTCCAGGTCGTCCAGCTGATCATCACCCAGGCGCTTCGCGACCGCGCGTCCGACGTACACATCGAACCGCACGACGACCGGGTCCGGATCAGGTTCCGCGTCGACGGTGCCCTGCACGATCAACTCGAACTGCCCGGGTCGATCGGTCCCGCGGTGGTCAGCCGGATCAAGATCCTGGCCGACCTCAACATCGTCGAGCGGCGCCGCCCACAGGACGGCCAGATCAGCATGGACGTCGAAGGCCGCGAGGTCGACATCCGGGTCTCCACCACAGCCGTGGTCGGCGGCGAGAAGGTCGTGATGCGGCTGCTCGACAAGAGCCGCCCGCTGTTCAAGCTGGAACAGCTCGGAATGCCACCCGAGATGGCCACTCGCTATTCCAGCCTGCTCAGGTCGCCGTACGGAATGGTGATCTGCGCGGGGCCGACGGGCAGTGGCAAGACCACCACCTTGTACGGATCGCTCGGCGAGATCAACACGCCGGAACGCAACATCATGACCATCGAGGACCCGGTCGAGTACACCTTCTCGTCGATCAACCAGATCCAGATCAACGAGTCGGCCGGCATCACCTTCGCCGGCGGTCTGCGGTCGATCCTGCGGCAGGACCCCGACGTGATCCTCGTCGGCGAGGTCCGGGACGTGGAGACGGCGCGAATCGCGGTACAGTCCGCACTGACCGGTCACTTCGTGCTCTCTTCGCTGCACGCGACCGATGCGGCCACGGCCCTGCATCGCCTGCTGGACATGGGCATCGAGAACTTCCTGATCGCCTCGTCGGTCAGCGCGGTGGTCTCCCAGCGGCTGGTTCGCCGGATCTGCGACAACTGCCGCGAGACCTACCGGCCGCCGGCGGAAGAGGTCGCGTTCCTGGCCACCTTTGGCGGCGAGATCCCGGTCGGTGGGCTGGTCCGGGGAGCGGGCTGCAACTTCTGCTCGCACACCGGCTTCCTCGAGCGGACCGGTGTCTATGAACTGATGCCGGTGTCCGACGGCATCCGCGAACTGATCGTCGAGCGGGCCTCGCACGACGAGATCCGCAAGGTCGCGCGGTACGAGGGAATGCGAACCCTGCAAGAGGAAGCGGTTCGGTTGGTCGGAGCCGGAGTCACGACGGTCGCCGAGGTGCTCCGCTCCATCTACGTGGTCGGGAGCTGA
- a CDS encoding winged helix-turn-helix transcriptional regulator — translation MPTRDAAQRREDAAQAYDAYLASCPARQLVDRISDKWVTLVISALADGPQRYSDLSRRIAGVSQKMLTQTLRSLERDGLVSRQVTPSVPVRVDYELTPLGLTLMPLILHIKAWAECHMDKVATARQTYDATK, via the coding sequence ATGCCGACACGTGACGCCGCCCAGCGGCGCGAGGACGCGGCGCAGGCATACGACGCCTATCTGGCGTCCTGTCCGGCCCGGCAGTTGGTCGACCGGATCAGCGACAAGTGGGTGACGCTCGTCATCTCCGCGCTCGCCGACGGGCCGCAGCGATACTCCGATCTGTCCCGCCGGATCGCCGGCGTGAGCCAGAAGATGCTGACCCAGACGCTGCGGAGCCTGGAACGCGACGGCCTCGTCAGCCGCCAGGTGACCCCCTCGGTCCCAGTCCGAGTCGACTACGAGCTAACCCCACTCGGCCTGACCCTGATGCCCCTCATCCTCCACATCAAAGCCTGGGCCGAATGCCACATGGACAAGGTCGCCACCGCCCGCCAAACCTACGACGCCACCAAGTAG
- a CDS encoding NADP-dependent oxidoreductase: MRALVARRLDGPEAVELIDTAIPEPAEGQIRLKVSAAAVNPVDVATADGTLIDYNLSAPREQFGIGWDVAGTIDAAGQGVDLPVGTAVVGVADLLGRPLKTHAEYVVLNASAVAPAPAGLDPVAASTFALNALTAYQALDALALSPGQTLLVTGAGGGVGGYAVELGKHRGLTVIATAGEDDEDLVRGFGADYFVPRSAELTAAVHAIVPAGVDGLVDAAVIGIGAQESVRNRGRHAHVVAGPPPTQLRGITLFPIFADANRADLVELVRLVEAGVISTRVADTYPLEDGPTAYARLAKGGVRGRLVLIP; encoded by the coding sequence ATGCGCGCACTCGTAGCCCGCCGTCTGGACGGCCCGGAGGCCGTCGAGCTGATCGACACCGCCATCCCCGAGCCCGCCGAGGGGCAGATCCGGCTCAAGGTGTCCGCTGCGGCCGTGAACCCGGTCGACGTCGCCACCGCCGACGGGACCTTGATCGACTACAACCTCTCCGCGCCGCGAGAACAGTTCGGCATCGGTTGGGATGTCGCCGGGACGATCGATGCGGCCGGTCAGGGCGTGGACCTGCCAGTCGGTACTGCGGTCGTCGGTGTCGCCGACCTGCTCGGCCGACCGCTGAAGACCCACGCGGAGTACGTCGTACTGAACGCGTCGGCGGTCGCACCCGCACCAGCCGGGCTGGACCCAGTGGCCGCTTCTACGTTCGCGCTGAATGCGTTGACGGCGTACCAGGCGTTGGACGCGCTCGCCTTGAGCCCTGGGCAGACGCTGCTCGTCACCGGTGCCGGCGGTGGCGTTGGTGGCTATGCGGTTGAGCTCGGGAAGCACCGCGGGCTCACGGTGATCGCTACGGCCGGTGAAGACGACGAGGACCTTGTACGGGGGTTCGGAGCCGACTACTTCGTACCGCGATCGGCCGAGCTGACAGCGGCTGTGCATGCGATAGTGCCGGCCGGTGTGGACGGGTTGGTCGATGCGGCAGTGATCGGAATCGGGGCGCAGGAATCTGTGCGGAACCGGGGACGCCATGCACATGTGGTCGCCGGTCCGCCGCCTACGCAGTTGCGCGGAATCACTCTGTTCCCGATCTTCGCCGATGCCAACCGGGCCGATCTGGTCGAGCTTGTGCGACTGGTGGAGGCAGGAGTCATCTCCACTCGGGTGGCGGACACCTACCCGCTGGAGGACGGCCCGACGGCTTACGCGCGGCTGGCGAAGGGCGGGGTTCGCGGGCGGCTTGTGCTCATCCCCTGA
- a CDS encoding PilW family protein, with amino-acid sequence MRVKDRIRSEAGFTLVELLVAIVIIGIITIPLSGTVVSALKNTGTTQDRMALSHDAQLSSSYFARDVAAVGIRDYDNVSGNSLPFKPSVQLNAAYNQGGYTCGAVGTPTAALRLLSDSWDPADSMTSPKTVVIAYYLKTVAGSTELHRLKCPGSDTPVDVLIAHNVKPGSVTVNCSSNCELAAVPNEITLRLVATKPSVGDYPITLNGQRRQS; translated from the coding sequence ATGCGGGTAAAGGACCGGATCCGTTCCGAAGCTGGGTTCACTCTGGTCGAGTTGCTGGTGGCGATCGTCATCATCGGCATCATCACGATCCCCCTCTCCGGCACAGTGGTCAGCGCTCTGAAGAACACCGGTACCACTCAGGACCGGATGGCCTTGTCGCACGACGCGCAGCTCAGCTCGTCGTACTTCGCCCGTGACGTGGCCGCCGTCGGTATCCGCGACTACGACAACGTCAGCGGCAATTCCCTTCCGTTCAAGCCGTCCGTCCAGCTGAACGCGGCCTACAACCAGGGTGGTTACACCTGTGGAGCAGTCGGTACGCCGACCGCGGCGCTGCGGTTGCTGTCCGATTCGTGGGACCCGGCCGACTCGATGACAAGCCCGAAGACGGTGGTCATCGCCTACTACTTGAAGACAGTCGCCGGTTCGACTGAACTGCACCGGCTGAAGTGCCCGGGTAGTGACACCCCTGTCGACGTGCTGATCGCACACAACGTGAAGCCCGGAAGTGTCACGGTGAACTGCTCGTCGAACTGCGAGCTGGCGGCGGTGCCGAACGAGATCACCCTTCGCCTGGTCGCGACGAAGCCCTCGGTCGGCGACTACCCGATCACGCTCAACGGTCAGCGGAGGCAGTCATGA